TGCGGATTTCTGCGAGCCGTCTCGAGCAGGGCCAGTTCCACCCCGTCTCGCGAATTGATGCAGAGAAGCGGATAGCCTTGCTCCAACAGTTCCAGGTTGGAGAGTAGTGACCCTCCTTCATCGCTGAAGCCTGACATGTCCTTCAGTTCGAGAGTGGCTTGACCGAGACCTAGGTCGGGTACGATTTGATCGAGAGCGACTTGCTCGAACCGGTCGGCGATAACTTCGAAAGTCAGTGCGGGAATTCGGTTGCCGAAATCTTCCAGTTGAAGGTCCTCGAAGACGACATAGGCTGTGTCGCGAAAGCCGGGGCAGGTTTCATCGATAGCCCCGCTCAGCAGAGGATCGGGGAATTCGTCGCCGTCGCCGCGATACCATCGCATTTGGCCCCCGACCTTGAGATCCCCGGCTATGCCTCGCAACAATTTACCATCGGCCCAGATCCTACCGAGCGCGTTGATCGGACGGCTGCTCAGGGCCACCGCGAAAGAAGTGCTGTAGCTATAGCTCTTGGTCTTGGGCTTTCCCTTGCCTCCGCCAGTCGTTTGGGATCTCTCCGCAAGTTCCGCTGCCCAGATGATCGAGCCGGCGACCCGGGTTCGTCCGAAATGGCGCGGAATGGGAACGCCATAGCTGGACGAAGTCACCGACAGATCCTTGAGCCTTGGCGCAGCGTGCTTGCCGGGCGCGAAGATCCGGCCATCGACTTGCCGTCCAATGACCGCGCCGATCGCACCCCCGACGGAACCGCCAATCAATGTGCCGAGGCCGGTTAGAAGAAGCGTCGCCATGGAAATTCCCTAAAATTGTCGATCGAGGCGCCAGTGCCTCAGGATTGGCCACGGAAGGTCGGCAGCATGCCTCACGATCTTGCCCAGCCCGGCATGCGCGTGGACGAAGCTTCGCTCGCTTTCAGCGATCAGGATGTGGCTCTGAGCTGCTCCGGGAACGACTAGGAGGATATCTCCGGCGATAACCGGGCCGCGAGCGTCGGTCAGTGAGCTTGCCTTGGCGCAGTTCAGCCAAGGTTCGATACTCAGGTTGCGCAGCGCATATCCGACGGGATCCGACACGGTCACCTCGGCTCTGGTCAATGCAACAACGAGCAGGCCGACGCAGTCTAGACCGTATTCGGGCTGGCGACCGTTCAGTCTGAACCGGGTCCCGATCAATGCGGCGGCTTCCTTCGCCAGCCGCTGGCCGGGTGTCATTGCCGCGGCGAGGGGTAGCGAGCGAGCAGATCATTGCCCGGAAGAAAGGGCTCGCCGCGAAAATTCAGGGCATTACCAAACCGGTAATGACAGGTCGCCAGCGTGTGATCGCAGCCTTGGCGCAGCACCGCCATCGTTCCGCCCAAGAGGCCTGGCGCGAGCGGCCGGTCGAGAAAGAGCTGCGAGCCCTCCGAGTGAACTACAGAGAATGCTACGCCGACCTGCGGCCCGCCAAGGAATCGGACGATCCCGTCGATGTATTCTGCTCCGGTAAGGCCTGCGAAGCTGACGGAGTTCGCTTCGTAGTCGACCGCCTCCACCGCTTTGCGAGAAAGGAATCTCTGGCTCGATAGGCTGCAGCCTTTGCCGCAGAAATCGGCTCGACATACCGGGCTGGTCCTCGGCACAAGGTCGCGCTCGAGCGCAGATTTCGCTGATTGTAATTCGACGGTAAAGCCATGCTTGCCTCGTTCGATTTGGCCGACCGTGCCGGAATAGAGAGACGTGCTCTCCAGGCTCTCCCAGTCGACCGCGCCGATCTCGATGTGAGCCCCGTCGTATAGGCCCGCGTCGAGATCGGCTTCCCGGACCGCGTCGTGACTCAGCGCACCGCTGACTTCCGCTGAATCCGAGGTCAGGTTGGCAGTCTTGCGGATGGCGGAAGGCACCATACCCGGTGCCGCGTGATGCATAACTCCGCCGAAGAAGAGCGCCTGATCGTGACTGGTGAAGCCCAGACCGATGCCGTCCCGCCGGAAGATCCGCCAATAGGTTGCAACCCCCTCGAGTTCGGTGGCGAAGAAGACCGGCATCACTCGACCTCGCGAATTTCGACCATGGGAACGGAGGGCGCGTCGCCGGCGGCGAAGTTGACCGCGGAGACATCCAGTCGGTCCTCGGCAAAGCGCACGGGGACGTCGAACAGGAACCCCGCGCGGACCTCCGCTCCTTCGGGCGGAGCACTTGCCAGACGGACTCGCCCGTTGGCTTCCAGCGACCAGTCGCTCTCGATGACCCCGTTCACGCTTACAATGATTGTTTCCGCTTTGGGACGCGAGATCGGTCGGACCTGCGGTTCCTCGCCGTCGCCGTAGCGCTTTACCAACTGGAAATCCGCCTTCAGTCCATCGCCCATTCCGATAAGCTGATCGGTTGCCGACGGTGTTCCGATCATGCCGCTGGAACTGAAATCGAAGGGGTCTGTGAAGCGAAATCCGCGGGCCGCGCCGCGCCGCGCCCGGAAGAAGGCCAACAACTCGGCCAGTTCGTCCTCCGAGCGGATGCCGGGCCCCGCATCGAAGTGCATGCGGGCATCCGACCACAGCGAGTTCCTGCGCTCGTGCCCCGATGCGGTGACCACTACCGAAGTCGAGAACTCGGGGCTGGCCGAGGCATCGCGGCCGAGTGCAAAGGGATAGAGCACATCATCGAAGGCTTGCATGTCGTCATCCTGTTCGAAGGAGGGTAAGCGCACATATCCGTCGCGCGAGATTTGCGGCAGCGCCCAGACGAAACGACGCGACACGCCGCGCGCTTCTGCCTCGTCGAGCGCGGCATCGATACGGGGCCAGAGCGCTTCGCTGTCTTCTGCCCTGAGCACGAAGCCCGAGAGATAGTCCTGCGCAGCGATAGGATAGCCGAGCCGCTGGTCGACTTGGGCATAGGCATTCCGGCGCGCCGCATCGGCACCCGCAGTGACCCAGTCGTAATCCTCCAGCTGCAGCCGGTCGAAGGCCGGGTAGGCCCAGCCGCTCGGCAGATTGGCGCGATGGAGCTCGGGCATCTGCGGATCGAGTATCGTCGGTGTGAAGGCGAGGAGCAGGACCTCTGCACCGCCCGTCGCGGCCTCGCGCACGGCCTGTGCGACGCTGGCGGTTGATTGCGCGAGCAATGTCCCGGCATGGTCGAGCAGCGCGGTCTGCGCAGAGGACAATGGCGCGCGCATATCGGTGATGACCGCTGGCGAGCCGCCGAATGCTGTCATCGCCGCTTCGTCATAGAGGCACGGCCGCCCGTCGGCAGCCACCCACCACCAGGGCTCGCCAATCTGAAAGCGGACCGGCAGGCCGGCCTGCTCCTGCAGCAAGACGAACGCGGTCGCCGCCTGCTGCAGCCACTGCATCGCCTCCGCTTGGGCAGGCGAGAGGAGGGTAGAGGGCGGCACCCAGCCGGTCAGCGCGGCCTCGCCATCATGCGTGCGCTGTTTCCAGTCTGCGGGGCAATACTCGTCGAACAGCTCGTAGGAGAGCGAGGCGATCACCTCGAATTCGTTGTCGCGGCAATGCCCGAAGAAACTGCGGTGCCATTGCTCGGCAGGGGACGAGATGACTGCTGGCGCGACCACTTCGACCAACCCGCCAACGGCGGCCAATCGCATGAAGTGGCTCATGCCGACGTAGTGCAATATCTCGTCGCGATAGCCGAGGCCGATCGCGCTGCGGACCAGCCGTGCAGGCGTCTGGTTGTAGGCGTCGTCATAGGCAGTGGCGATGCGGACCCCGTGCGTTGGCGTGAGCACATCGCCCGTCTCGAGCATCGAATGCGCACCGTCGCAGGAAATGCCGCTGATCGTGACCGAGCCGTTGGCGCGCGACGCCAAGGGAACTTCGCTCCCCGACACATAGCCCGGCGGCACCAGCGAAATGAACATCCGGTCGATCGCGGAGGGATGGACCTTGTCGCCCGGCAGGAACCATCCGCCCTCGAGGTCGGAGAAGCGGAGTTCGATTTGCGCGTCGGTCGGGCTGCCAGTGGCATAGTTCCACAGCCGGACATACCAGGTTCGCGCGTTGCCTGACGCGTCGCGCCCCTCGATCGTCAGCGTCGGGCCATTAGCCTGGTCGAGCGCGATCAGGCCGGTCGATTGCCAGCGGAAACGCAGGGCCGTGTGGGCGTAATTGCGCCTGGTCTCGTAAGCGAGCAGCGGATGATCCCACTTGTCCTCGCTGTCCCAGATCAGCCCGACCAGTTCGCCTGCATGGTGAAATTCGCAATCCACCCGCATGCTATCGGGGCCGGTCGTGACGACCGAAGCGAGCGCGGGGCGGGGGAAGTCGACGGTCCAGAAACGCGGATCGAACCGCTGGATCCAGCTCGTTTCCTGCCCCCGCCTTCTGCTGGCGAGCCAAAATGCCATGTCGGAAACTCCTCAGCTGTCTTGCAATGCGCGGCGCACCGCGCTGGCCACCTGGCGTGACGAGCGGCGCAGCGAGGTGGGGGCGGAGGCACCGCGCGGCGTGGCCAGCTGGATCGAAACCCGAACATCGCGCCCCGATGGCTGGCCGGGCATGCCCGCTTCGACCCGGCCCGCGCTGGTCGGCACGAACAGCTCCGGCCCGCGTTCGCCAACCACATAGCCGCGGCCCGGCGACACCGGACCGCCGGTCGCGCGCCCCGGCAGTCCGAGCAGCGACGTCAGCAAGCCGCCGACCGCGCCGCCCGTTCCTCCAGAGCTGCCGAAGATCGCATCCAGGCCCATCTGCAATGCGCGTGATGCAATCTCGTCAAGCGCCTGCATGGCGTTGCGTTTGAGTTCGCCGAAGCCCAGGCTGCCGCTGCGGATCGCCTTCGCCAGCCCGCGCTCGAGCACCGAACCCGCGCGCTCGAAGCCATCGAGCAACGTGCTGTCGAAAGCGCCGCGCATCTGCGCCAAATCACTGGCGAAGCCGTTGGTCGCCGCGCGTACCTCGACCACCAGTTCGTCCATCGGTTCATCCATTGCGGTCACGCTCCATCAGGGTTTCAAGATCGCTGCGGCTCAGCGCCCCCTCGGCACCAGGCGCGCGCGGATCGGCCAGCGAGGTGGCCAGTTCTTCGGGCGTGGCGCGCCAGAACTCGTCGGGTTTCCAGCCGAGCGCCTGGGCGCTCACGGCTGCGAGTTCCCGGGCCGAGCGCGCAAAAGTGTCGCTCACCTGCCGCCCTTGAGCACTTGAGAAAGGATTGTGCGGATCGGCTGGGTCGCCCGGACCAGGC
This region of Altererythrobacter sp. CAU 1644 genomic DNA includes:
- a CDS encoding DUF2163 domain-containing protein, with amino-acid sequence MPVFFATELEGVATYWRIFRRDGIGLGFTSHDQALFFGGVMHHAAPGMVPSAIRKTANLTSDSAEVSGALSHDAVREADLDAGLYDGAHIEIGAVDWESLESTSLYSGTVGQIERGKHGFTVELQSAKSALERDLVPRTSPVCRADFCGKGCSLSSQRFLSRKAVEAVDYEANSVSFAGLTGAEYIDGIVRFLGGPQVGVAFSVVHSEGSQLFLDRPLAPGLLGGTMAVLRQGCDHTLATCHYRFGNALNFRGEPFLPGNDLLARYPSPRQ
- a CDS encoding DUF2460 domain-containing protein — translated: MAFWLASRRRGQETSWIQRFDPRFWTVDFPRPALASVVTTGPDSMRVDCEFHHAGELVGLIWDSEDKWDHPLLAYETRRNYAHTALRFRWQSTGLIALDQANGPTLTIEGRDASGNARTWYVRLWNYATGSPTDAQIELRFSDLEGGWFLPGDKVHPSAIDRMFISLVPPGYVSGSEVPLASRANGSVTISGISCDGAHSMLETGDVLTPTHGVRIATAYDDAYNQTPARLVRSAIGLGYRDEILHYVGMSHFMRLAAVGGLVEVVAPAVISSPAEQWHRSFFGHCRDNEFEVIASLSYELFDEYCPADWKQRTHDGEAALTGWVPPSTLLSPAQAEAMQWLQQAATAFVLLQEQAGLPVRFQIGEPWWWVAADGRPCLYDEAAMTAFGGSPAVITDMRAPLSSAQTALLDHAGTLLAQSTASVAQAVREAATGGAEVLLLAFTPTILDPQMPELHRANLPSGWAYPAFDRLQLEDYDWVTAGADAARRNAYAQVDQRLGYPIAAQDYLSGFVLRAEDSEALWPRIDAALDEAEARGVSRRFVWALPQISRDGYVRLPSFEQDDDMQAFDDVLYPFALGRDASASPEFSTSVVVTASGHERRNSLWSDARMHFDAGPGIRSEDELAELLAFFRARRGAARGFRFTDPFDFSSSGMIGTPSATDQLIGMGDGLKADFQLVKRYGDGEEPQVRPISRPKAETIIVSVNGVIESDWSLEANGRVRLASAPPEGAEVRAGFLFDVPVRFAEDRLDVSAVNFAAGDAPSVPMVEIREVE
- a CDS encoding tail tape measure protein, with product MDEPMDELVVEVRAATNGFASDLAQMRGAFDSTLLDGFERAGSVLERGLAKAIRSGSLGFGELKRNAMQALDEIASRALQMGLDAIFGSSGGTGGAVGGLLTSLLGLPGRATGGPVSPGRGYVVGERGPELFVPTSAGRVEAGMPGQPSGRDVRVSIQLATPRGASAPTSLRRSSRQVASAVRRALQDS
- a CDS encoding phage tail assembly chaperone: MSDTFARSARELAAVSAQALGWKPDEFWRATPEELATSLADPRAPGAEGALSRSDLETLMERDRNG